Genomic DNA from Desulfovibrio porci:
ATGTGTGATTTTTCATTATTTTCACACTATTGGGATATCTCCAGAACGGAAAAGCGGCGGCTTCCGGCGTCGGCGCGACCGCGTAATCCGCCCAGTAGCGTTCTCCCGACGGCACCGCCGTTGAAAGATTGTGCGGGAACAGGCAGACCTTGCCCGCAAAGCCCGCGGGTTTGTCGCCGCAGCACAGATCGTCCGTAAACAAAAGATTGATAAAGGGGCAGTGACGTAACAGAGCCGCATTGTCCAACTGCCTGACCAGCCCGAAATATTCCTGGGGACAAAGCTTGCGGAATCGCTCTACTCCGGCATGTCGGAGCAGCAGAATGGTCTGATAGCCTTTTTCCCTCAGCATGTTACGAAAAAAAAGCATAACGTCCACTGAGGAACGGACATTCACGGTCGCCCACAACGCGATGACCGGGCGTGCATCAAGCAAAGCCCCCAAACGGTGACAATCTTCAGCGGAGCGCAATGCGAGCACTTCTTGCGGCATGAGTTCCTCCAAAATGTCCTTCCAGTACAATAACGGTCCGGCAACATCACACGCAGGTCCAGTGTCCGCCTATAGTTGCGCACGCCCCTGCGTGGTGGCCTGACGAAGACAGCGTACAGGTCCAGCCTTATGCTCCCGCACCCGTCCGGACGCTTTCTCCCCGATTCAGCCCCAGCAGCACCGCCGCGCCGCCGAGCAGCGGGCGGCGCGACGAGACATGCAGTCCCGCGCGGAGGACAAGCCCTTCAAGGCCGCCCCGCGCCAGAAATGCCGTCAGGGCCGTGCCGCCACGGGTTCCCGGCCAGAGTCCCGGCCAGGCCCCCAACAGACCGCGCGCCAGCAGACAGGCAGGCAGTTCCAGATTGCGTTCCGGCAGCTTGAAATCCGCCGCCAGCACTTCCCGCCCTGCTCTGACGGCCAGGCCCAGCAATTCCGCGCCCTCTTCCGGCGGCAGATAAAACAGTACATATGCCAAGCGGATACACGCCGCATCTCCCTCTTGTGCTCTCAGCAGTCGGTCCCGCGCGGGATTGAGCGGCGCGCCCAGCGCCGCCGTCGGCCAGGGCACGCGCCGGGCCAAAACCGCCTGCGGGAAAAAACGCGGCGCAAGCGGCGCTTCAGCCACGCGCGTCGGCTCCGTCAAGCCGGGCCAGCAAGGCCGCCCGCGCCGGACCATATACCGCGTTTGACGGCAGCCCCTCCAGCAGGCGGCGGGCATGGCCGTCCTCCACAAACTGGCGACGGCTGGCCGCGAAATGCATGTCGAAAAACCAGGTATTCAGCAGTACGCGGAAATCATTGACGCTGCGCAGATCGGCATAGGCCGCCACCCGCCCTTCCAGGGCCGCGCGCAACACGGCCTGCCCGGCCAGGGCCGGATCATCCGGCAGGTTCAGAACCACGGTGGGACTGTAGGGGCCAGGTCCGCCCAGATGCTCATCCATAACCCGCAGAATATCCAGCTTGTCCGCGTCGCGCACCACATGCGCGGCCAGTTCCGTTTCGCGCGGCAGATGCGCGGGCAGGACGAAGCGGTTGTGCAGACCCACGGCGGCCAGGACGATCTTGCGCGTGGCGGCGTCTTCCCCGGCCAGACGGGCCTCGCGTTTGAGGATTTTCACGCCCAGCAGGCCGTGGTTGCAGGATTCCCGATCCCGGAAGGTATGATAGCGCAAATACTGCTCAAAGCGGGCCACATCGTGATACAGCGCGGCCAGAAGGCAGGCGCGGGCCAGGGCAGGAGCAAAACCTTCGCTCTCCGCCATGCGCCGGGCATTATCCAGTACGGCCATGGTATGCTTGAGCTTCAGATCCATGGGCGCGGGGTCGCCGTGCTCCCTGGCGCGTTCCCGCGCGGCATAGGCCGCGAACCATTCTTCATGCTGGCTGATGTCCGGGTTCATGGTTCTGGATGTACGCCGGGGCGGCGCGCAAGGCAAGTCCGCCCCCCCCCCACCCCGTAAGAGGTCGCATCCTCACTTTCATCCGCCGCTCGCGCATTGACCCGGCCCGACAATACCTTTACCTTTATTTGATCACAGCTATACAACAGGAGCGCGCTCATGCTCTATGCCCACAGCCTCCCGGACCAGGATGTTTCCCAGTGGCAAAGCCTTGAAGATCATCTGCGGGAAAGCGCGCAACGGGCCGGGGCATTCGGTCGCGCATTCGGCGCGGGCGAGTGGGCCGCGCTGGCCGCCCGCCTGCACGATCTGGGTAAGGCCTCGCCGGAATTCCAGGCCTACATCAGCGGCCAAAACGGACGCCGTCGCATCGACCACTCCACCGCCGGGGCACGCCTGCTTTTGCAACGCTGGAAGGCCTGGGGCAAGCCGGGAGAATACAGAGCCCTCTGGCTGGCCTACTGCATAGCCGGACACCACGGCGGCCTGCCGGACCTGGGAGACGGGGCCTCGGATGTGGGCAGCCTGCGTTCCCGCCTGGACCCGGCCTATGCCATCCCCGACTATTCCGCCGGATTGGATCTGGCGGCGCTGGCTGACATTCCTCAACCGGACGCGCTGCCCTTCCCCTTTCGCCTTGCCAGAGAACATGCCGCATTCAGCGTCACTTTCTTCGTGCGCATGCTTTTCTCCTGCCTCACGGACGCTGATTTTCTGGATACGGAACACTTTTACACTCCGGAGAATTGTCAGCAGCGCGGCTGCTGGCCTTCTCTGGATACGCTATGCGAACGGCTGCACAATTTTTTGTCCACCAAAGGCTTTCTGCGCGCGGCGTCTGACGACAGCCCCATTGTCACGGCCAGAAAAGAAATTCTCGGCCATTGCCTGGACGCTGCCGCGCTGCCGCCCGGCGCATTCACCCTCACTGTGCCCACCGGCGGCGGCAAAACGCTCTCCTCGCTGGCCTTCGCCCTGGAGCACGCCCGGCGGCATCAGCTGGACAGAATCATTCTGGTGGCCCCCTACACCAGCATCATTGAGCAGAATGCGCGGGTGCTGCGCGATGTCCTCGGAGAGGAGGCCGTGCTGGAGCACCACAGCAACTATGTCCACCCCAGTGAGCAGGCGGCGGATCAGTCCGGAGAAAACGCCGACGACCAGGGGCGGGCGGTCCTGCCCTTCAGGCTGGCCGCCGAAAACTGGGACGCGCCGGTCATCGTCACCACGGCGGTGCAATTCTTTGAATCCCTGTTTTCCAACCGCCCCTCCCGCTGCCGCAAACTGCACAATATAGCCCGCAGCGTGGTTATTCTGGATGAGGCGCAGATGTTGCCCGTTCCTTTGCTGGAACCTTCGGTGCTCGCGCTGCGGGAACTGACGGAACATTACGGCGCAAGCCTTGTGCTCTGCACCGCCACCCAACCGGCGCTGCGCCGGGACGGTCCTCTGAAAAACGGCTTCGCAAAGGACAGCCTGCGCGAACTGATCCCCGCCCCACGGGTGGAGGAACTTTTCAGCACCTTCACAACCCAGAGGCGCATGCGTGTTTCCCAGCCGGGCAAGCTCGACAATGAGGAACTGGGCCGCCGCCTGCGGCAAGAGCATCAGGCGCTCTGCATCGTCAACAGCCGCGCCCAGGCCCGCGCGACCTATGAAAGCCTGGGAAATGACGAAGCCCATTTTCACCTGAGCGCGCGCATGACGCCGCGACACCGGCTGCTCGTACTGGACGCCGTGCGCCAACGTCTGCGCCGGGGACTACCCTGCCGGGTGGTCAGCACGTCCCTCATCGAATGCGGGGTGGATATCAGCTTCCCCTGCGTGTACCGGGCCCACTGCGGCCTGGACTCCGTGGCACAGGCCGCGGGCCGCTGCAACCGCTCGGGCGAACTGCCTTCCGGCAGCCTGTTTGTTTACACGCCGGAACAGCCCCTTTCCTCCGCCCAGGCCGACCTTTATCTGCGCGCCTGTTTTTTCAGCCAGGTGGCGGAAGAACATGCGGACATCTTTGCCCCGGCGGCGGTGGAAGCCTATTTCAAAGCGCTTTACGGTTTCACGGACCTGGACAAAGAGCGCCTGCTGGCAATGCTGCGCGAAAAAAATGCCGCATTTCCCCATGCCTTTGACTTCCGGCAGATGGACGCCCGTTACCGTTTCATTACGGACGGCTCGGTTCCGGTGATCATCACGCACGGCGCGAAAGACGGCGGCGATCTGGCGGAACAAAGCCATACGCTTGTCCGCCGCCTGGAAACGGAATACCCGCCCCGCCGTCTGACCCTGCGCCTGCTGCAGGGCTACAGCGTGCAGATTTATCCGCATGAACTGAAAAGGCTGCGCGCGGCTGGCAACCTGGAAACCCTGCACGGCTGCTTTGACGTGCTGCGCAACGGCGCGGGCTATGATCCGAAACTGGGCCTGCTGGTGGACGACCCCACCCGCCAGACTCCGGAGGACTGCCTTTTTTAATTTATAAACCCATTAATAGAATTATACTATTGCATTTATATAGAATATTTGTTATGAATTTTTCACTTGAGGGAGTTCTGCCAGCTCCCGCAGGAAGGGATGTGGCCTGTGCACAGGCCACATCCGCAAATAAAGGAGGATGACAAGGCGGCGTGACGAGCTGGTCGGCGCATCCATACGCGCCGTGGATTGAAATAATTATTGGGCTTAGACAGCGACCACCCGCGCATCTGCGCGCGGGTATTTCTGAAACGGACAACGCCGGGACCCGGCATGTTCAGGAGGTACGCATGGCCTACGGCATAGCACTGCATGTCTGGGGTGAATATGCCTTATTTACACGACCGGAGACAAAATCGGAACGCATGTCTTACGAAGTAATAACTCCGTCAGCGGCGCGCGGCATTCTTGAATCGCTGCACTGGAAACCCGCCATACGCTGGATTATCGACAGGCTGCATATCCTGAATCCTATCCGCTTTGATTCCATACGCCGTAACGAGCTGGCTTGTAAAGGTTCAGCGCAAAATGCGTCCCAGGCCATGAAAAACATGACGCCACTGCATATCTGCGTGGAGGATGCGCGTCAGCAGCGGGCCTCGTTGGTGCTGCGCCAAGTGGCTTATGTGATCGAAGCCCATTTTGAACTCACGGACAAGGCCGGACCGGGCGACAACCCGGGCAAGCATCTGGACATCTTCACCCGCCGGGCCAGAGCCGGACAGTGCTTTCACCGGCCTTGTCTGGGCTGCCGGGAATTTCCCGCCCATTTCACGTTACTGGAAGACAGCCTGCCGCCCTCCCAACTGGCCCGTGATGCGCCCCGCGATCTGGGCTGGATGCTCTATGACCTGGATTTCGCCCACGGCATGCGGCCCATTTTCTACCGCCCCCGCCTGGAAGGCGGCGTCATCGACGTGGCGGACTGCCTGCGCCGGTCCGGGGAGGCGCAAGCATGATTCTGAGCGAACTGGCGGCCTTTTACCAGCGTATGCTGCAAGAGCCGGATACGGAATTGCCCCTGCCCGGCTACAGCCGGGAACTGATCGGTTTTGTTCTGGTGCTGACGCCCCGAGGCGTTCTGCGCCGCATTCTGCCCCGCCTGGACGACAAGGGCAAAGCCCGGCCCCTGCTGGTGCCCGCGCCGCGAAAGCAGTCCGGTTCCGGCATCAGCCCCAATCTTTTCTGGGACAACACCGGCTATTTGCTGGGCGTGGACGGCAAGGGCAAACCCGAGCGCAGCGCCAAAACATTCGCCGCCTTCCGGCAGGTCCACGAAGAGCTGGCCCGTGGCACCGGCAACGCCCGGCTTCAGGCAGTGGCCGCTTTTCTGGAAGCCTGGCGGCCCGAAATGTTTGCGGATCTGGACGTCGGCCCGCTTATTCTGGACAAAAACGGCGTCTTTCAGATTGAAGAAGATCAGGGCTTTTTACACGATCAACCTGACATCCGCCGCATCTGGGAGGAACAACGCCGCGCCGGAGGGGAGGAGCCGACCGGCATCTGTCTGGCGACGGGAAAAACCGCGCCCATTGCCCGCATCCATCCGCCCATCAGGGGCGTCAGCGGGGCCAATCCCACAGGCGCGGCCCTGGTGTCCTTCAACTGCGACGCCTTTGAATCCTACGGGAAAAGCCAGAGTTTCAACGCGCCCGTGAGCGGCGAGGCCGCCGAAGCCTATACCACGGCGCTGAACTTTCTGCTGCGAAAGGACAGCGGGCACTGCCTGCGCCTGGGTTCCACCAGCCTCGTTTTCTGGACGGAGCAGCCCGGCCCGGCGGAAAAAGTCTTTGCCTCCTGCCTGCTCTACGAGGACGGCGAGGCGCTGGAATGCGGCGCTGATACGGCTGAAGACCGGGAACTGCTGGGCAGGACGCGCGCTGTCCTGCGCGCCGCGCGTGACGGGAAAAAACCGGCGGACGCTGATCTGGCGGCCCTGCGCGCGGCGGAAACGCGCTTCTTCCTGCTGGGCCTGAAGCCCAACCAGGCCCGCCTGGGCGTCACAGTGTGGCAAATATCCTCGTTCGGGCAACTGCTGGAAAACCTTGGCCGCCATTATCACGACCTGGCCCTCGCGCCGCAGTACGCGAACGATCCGCCTCTACCGCCGCTCTGGATGCTGCTGCGCGAGCTGGCCCCGCAGGGCAAAACGGAAAATATCCCGGCCGGCCTGGGCGACGCCCTGTCCCGCGCGGTTCTCTCCGGCGGCCGCTATCCCGAGAATCTGTTGGCGATTGTCATGCAGCGCATCCGCGCGGACAAGAATATTTCCTATTTGCGCGCGGCGCTGCTCAAAGCCTTTCTGCTGCGCAACCATCCTTCACAAGGAGCCTGGACCATGGAACTTGACGAAAGCCGCAAAGATCTCCCCTATCTGCTGGGCAGACTGTTCGCCCTGCTGGAAAAAACGCAAAGCGACGCTGTGGGCGCGGTAGGCGCCTCCATCAAGGATCGCTACATTGGTGCCGCTTCCGCCACGCCGCTTCTGGTCTTTCCCCAACTGCTGCGTCTGGCCCAGCACCATATCAGCAAGGCGGACTACGGCAAATATAACGAAGACAGAATAGCCGGGGTCATGCGGGACATCAGCGCTTTTCCGCCCCACCTGAGCCTGCCGGAACAGGGAGATTTCTTCATCGGCTATTATCACCAGCGCGTCGCCAATTATCAGAAAAAGGAAAAGGAGTAAGCCATGTCCGCTCTTGCCAACCGTTATGAATTCGTACTGCTGTTTGACGTGGAAAACGGCAATCCCAACGGCGACCCGGACGCGGGCAACCTGCCCCGCCTCGACCCGGAAACCGGTTGCGGCCTGGTCACGGATGTCTGCCTGAAGCGCAAGATCCGCAATTACGTGGAGCTGGCCCACAACGGCGCGGAAGGCCTCAAGATTTATATTCAGGAAAAAGCCGTGCTCAATCAGCGCCATGAGCTGGCGTACAAGGCCTGCGGCCTGGAGCCGGACAAAAGCGGCAAGCGCCTGCCCAAGAAAACGGAGGACGCCGCCCGCCTCACGGCCTGGATGTGCGCCAATTTCTACGACGTGCGCGCCTTCGGAGCCGTCATGAGCACGGAAATCAACTGCGGCCAGGTGCGCGGCCCGGTACAGCTGGCCTTTGCCCGTAGCGTGGAACCCATTGTGCCGCAGGAGGTCAGCATCACCCGCATGGCCGTCACCAATGAGAAGGATCTGGAAAAAGAACGCACCATGGGCCGCAAAGCCATTGTGCCCTACGGCCTCTACCGGGCCGAAGGCTATGTCTCCGCGCCGTTTGCTGAAAAAACCGGCTTCAGCGAAGGCGATCTCGATCTGCTGTGGGAAGCGCTGATCAATATGTTCGAGCACGATCACTCCGCCGCGCGCGGCAAAATGAGCGCGCGGAAACTGATTGTCTTCAAACATGCCAACCGCCTGGGCAACATGCCCGCGCACGCCCTGTTCGAGCGCGTCACGGTAACGCGCGTGGATGCCGGGGCCGGCCCGGCCAGAGCCTTCAGCGACTACGAGGTTCAGGTGCGGCGCGACGGCCTGGAATCCGTTGAAATTCAGGAAAAATTATAAACCGAAGAGGCCCGCCCATGGACGAAGCGGACTTTGTGCCTCTTTCCGCATTGCAGCACTATGCCTATTGCCCCCGGCAGTGCGCGCTGATCCACCTGGAACAAATCTGGGAGGAAAACAGCCATACCGCCGAGGGACGGCTCATGCACGAGCATGCCCACAGCGGGGAAAGCACGGCGCGCGGCCAGGTCCGTCTTGTAACGGACCTGCCGTTGCGCTCCGTCCGCCTGGGCGTCAGCGGCAAGGCGGATGTG
This window encodes:
- the cas5c gene encoding type I-C CRISPR-associated protein Cas5c, with amino-acid sequence MAYGIALHVWGEYALFTRPETKSERMSYEVITPSAARGILESLHWKPAIRWIIDRLHILNPIRFDSIRRNELACKGSAQNASQAMKNMTPLHICVEDARQQRASLVLRQVAYVIEAHFELTDKAGPGDNPGKHLDIFTRRARAGQCFHRPCLGCREFPAHFTLLEDSLPPSQLARDAPRDLGWMLYDLDFAHGMRPIFYRPRLEGGVIDVADCLRRSGEAQA
- the cas7c gene encoding type I-C CRISPR-associated protein Cas7/Csd2 — its product is MSALANRYEFVLLFDVENGNPNGDPDAGNLPRLDPETGCGLVTDVCLKRKIRNYVELAHNGAEGLKIYIQEKAVLNQRHELAYKACGLEPDKSGKRLPKKTEDAARLTAWMCANFYDVRAFGAVMSTEINCGQVRGPVQLAFARSVEPIVPQEVSITRMAVTNEKDLEKERTMGRKAIVPYGLYRAEGYVSAPFAEKTGFSEGDLDLLWEALINMFEHDHSAARGKMSARKLIVFKHANRLGNMPAHALFERVTVTRVDAGAGPARAFSDYEVQVRRDGLESVEIQEKL
- a CDS encoding HD domain-containing protein; the encoded protein is MNPDISQHEEWFAAYAARERAREHGDPAPMDLKLKHTMAVLDNARRMAESEGFAPALARACLLAALYHDVARFEQYLRYHTFRDRESCNHGLLGVKILKREARLAGEDAATRKIVLAAVGLHNRFVLPAHLPRETELAAHVVRDADKLDILRVMDEHLGGPGPYSPTVVLNLPDDPALAGQAVLRAALEGRVAAYADLRSVNDFRVLLNTWFFDMHFAASRRQFVEDGHARRLLEGLPSNAVYGPARAALLARLDGADARG
- a CDS encoding CRISPR-associated endonuclease Cas3'', with the translated sequence MLYAHSLPDQDVSQWQSLEDHLRESAQRAGAFGRAFGAGEWAALAARLHDLGKASPEFQAYISGQNGRRRIDHSTAGARLLLQRWKAWGKPGEYRALWLAYCIAGHHGGLPDLGDGASDVGSLRSRLDPAYAIPDYSAGLDLAALADIPQPDALPFPFRLAREHAAFSVTFFVRMLFSCLTDADFLDTEHFYTPENCQQRGCWPSLDTLCERLHNFLSTKGFLRAASDDSPIVTARKEILGHCLDAAALPPGAFTLTVPTGGGKTLSSLAFALEHARRHQLDRIILVAPYTSIIEQNARVLRDVLGEEAVLEHHSNYVHPSEQAADQSGENADDQGRAVLPFRLAAENWDAPVIVTTAVQFFESLFSNRPSRCRKLHNIARSVVILDEAQMLPVPLLEPSVLALRELTEHYGASLVLCTATQPALRRDGPLKNGFAKDSLRELIPAPRVEELFSTFTTQRRMRVSQPGKLDNEELGRRLRQEHQALCIVNSRAQARATYESLGNDEAHFHLSARMTPRHRLLVLDAVRQRLRRGLPCRVVSTSLIECGVDISFPCVYRAHCGLDSVAQAAGRCNRSGELPSGSLFVYTPEQPLSSAQADLYLRACFFSQVAEEHADIFAPAAVEAYFKALYGFTDLDKERLLAMLREKNAAFPHAFDFRQMDARYRFITDGSVPVIITHGAKDGGDLAEQSHTLVRRLETEYPPRRLTLRLLQGYSVQIYPHELKRLRAAGNLETLHGCFDVLRNGAGYDPKLGLLVDDPTRQTPEDCLF
- the cas8c gene encoding type I-C CRISPR-associated protein Cas8c/Csd1, encoding MILSELAAFYQRMLQEPDTELPLPGYSRELIGFVLVLTPRGVLRRILPRLDDKGKARPLLVPAPRKQSGSGISPNLFWDNTGYLLGVDGKGKPERSAKTFAAFRQVHEELARGTGNARLQAVAAFLEAWRPEMFADLDVGPLILDKNGVFQIEEDQGFLHDQPDIRRIWEEQRRAGGEEPTGICLATGKTAPIARIHPPIRGVSGANPTGAALVSFNCDAFESYGKSQSFNAPVSGEAAEAYTTALNFLLRKDSGHCLRLGSTSLVFWTEQPGPAEKVFASCLLYEDGEALECGADTAEDRELLGRTRAVLRAARDGKKPADADLAALRAAETRFFLLGLKPNQARLGVTVWQISSFGQLLENLGRHYHDLALAPQYANDPPLPPLWMLLRELAPQGKTENIPAGLGDALSRAVLSGGRYPENLLAIVMQRIRADKNISYLRAALLKAFLLRNHPSQGAWTMELDESRKDLPYLLGRLFALLEKTQSDAVGAVGASIKDRYIGAASATPLLVFPQLLRLAQHHISKADYGKYNEDRIAGVMRDISAFPPHLSLPEQGDFFIGYYHQRVANYQKKEKE